A genomic stretch from Mycobacterium paraterrae includes:
- a CDS encoding sulfate ABC transporter substrate-binding protein, translating into MTEPIHQPPRWRRALSSVAPLNVLGLSAIVVAAGLIWFHNARHDTFPNQILNVSYDPTRELYAALDKTFVDDFRRRTGVTVEVKQSHGGSGRQASEVIKGHEKADVVSLALPSDVDALRKRGLIAPDWQKRLPNHSVPYTSTIVFVVHKDNPLGIHDWPDLIKDDVEIVNPDPRTSGNGKLSVLAAWGSVTTRGGSEQEASDYLRALLSHVKVADPGARSAAISYSVEKIGDVHLTWENEALREVAENKDEFEIVYPPTSILAEPAVAWVDANLKDKKMASYAKAYLEYLYTDAAQETVAKYGYRPLKPEILAKHKDRLPAINLFPITAVAKSWYDAQEKFFGSNGIYDVVSSAPARVASAHTRKTTP; encoded by the coding sequence ATGACAGAACCCATCCATCAACCTCCGCGGTGGCGCAGGGCGCTCTCCTCGGTGGCGCCGCTGAACGTCCTCGGCCTGAGCGCCATCGTCGTGGCCGCCGGCCTGATCTGGTTTCACAACGCGCGTCACGACACCTTCCCGAACCAGATCCTCAACGTCTCCTACGACCCCACCCGTGAGCTCTACGCGGCGCTCGACAAGACATTCGTCGACGATTTCAGGCGGCGGACCGGGGTGACGGTGGAAGTCAAGCAGTCCCATGGCGGTTCGGGTCGGCAGGCATCGGAAGTCATCAAGGGTCACGAGAAAGCCGATGTGGTCTCGCTCGCGTTGCCGAGTGATGTCGACGCCCTTCGCAAACGCGGACTGATAGCCCCCGACTGGCAGAAGCGACTGCCGAATCACTCGGTCCCCTACACGTCGACGATCGTGTTCGTCGTCCACAAGGACAACCCGCTCGGTATCCACGACTGGCCGGACTTGATCAAGGATGACGTCGAGATCGTCAACCCTGATCCGCGGACGTCCGGCAACGGGAAGCTGAGCGTTCTGGCCGCCTGGGGGTCGGTCACGACGCGCGGCGGCAGTGAACAAGAGGCCTCCGATTACTTGAGAGCGCTACTGAGCCACGTCAAGGTCGCCGACCCGGGCGCCCGCAGCGCCGCGATCTCCTACTCGGTGGAAAAGATTGGTGACGTCCATCTGACATGGGAGAACGAGGCGCTGCGAGAGGTGGCGGAGAACAAAGACGAGTTCGAGATCGTCTACCCGCCAACCAGCATCCTCGCCGAACCCGCGGTCGCGTGGGTCGATGCAAACCTCAAGGACAAGAAGATGGCGTCCTACGCCAAGGCGTATCTGGAGTATCTGTACACCGATGCCGCGCAGGAGACCGTCGCGAAATACGGCTACCGCCCGCTCAAGCCGGAGATCTTGGCCAAGCACAAGGACCGGCTGCCCGCGATCAACCTCTTTCCGATCACCGCGGTGGCCAAGAGCTGGTACGACGCGCAGGAGAAATTCTTCGGCAGTAACGGCATCTACGACGTGGTCTCTTCGGCTCCGGCCCGGGTCGCGTCGGCACACACCCGAAAGACGACTCCATGA
- a CDS encoding LLM class flavin-dependent oxidoreductase, translating to MADSSTPIHLAVALDGAGWHPAAWREIDARPRALFDAGYWADLVAQAERGLLDFVTFEDSLGMQSDDPHAPDDRTDRVRGRLDAVLIAARIAPRTNGIGVIPTATVTHTEPFHVSKSIATLDYVSSGRAGVRVQISARPDVADHFGRRRLPRLSGDVSANPELQRQIDEYFAETADFVEVLRRLWDSWEDDAEIRDVATGRFIDRDKLHYIDFEGRWFSVKGPSITPRPPQGQPIVASLGHDTNGYRLIASKADVGYVTPHDAAQAADIAVEVEGLRRAAGREGDTVHLFGDVVVFLDADAASARSRQRRLDELAGAEYRSDAHIFVGTPAELADLLQQWQEAGLTGFRLRPASLPHDLLQITDGLVPELQRRGLFRAGYQADTLRGLLGLPRPVNRYALT from the coding sequence ATGGCAGATTCGTCGACACCCATCCACCTGGCCGTGGCGCTGGATGGTGCCGGTTGGCATCCGGCGGCCTGGCGCGAAATCGATGCTCGGCCGCGCGCGTTGTTCGACGCGGGCTACTGGGCAGACCTCGTCGCGCAGGCCGAGCGCGGGCTGCTCGACTTCGTCACCTTCGAGGATTCGCTCGGAATGCAGTCGGATGACCCACACGCTCCCGACGATCGGACAGATCGCGTGCGCGGACGATTGGATGCCGTGCTCATCGCAGCGCGAATCGCGCCGCGGACCAACGGAATCGGGGTCATTCCCACTGCGACGGTGACCCATACCGAACCCTTTCATGTGTCCAAGTCGATCGCGACGCTCGACTACGTCAGCAGTGGGCGTGCCGGTGTGCGTGTGCAGATATCGGCACGTCCCGACGTGGCCGACCACTTCGGGCGGCGCCGGTTGCCACGACTGTCGGGCGACGTCAGCGCGAACCCGGAACTGCAGCGACAGATTGACGAATACTTCGCGGAGACGGCAGATTTCGTCGAGGTGCTGCGCCGGCTGTGGGACAGCTGGGAAGACGACGCCGAGATTCGTGACGTCGCCACCGGACGTTTCATCGACCGCGACAAGCTGCACTACATCGATTTCGAAGGCCGGTGGTTTTCGGTCAAGGGACCGTCGATCACCCCGCGTCCGCCGCAGGGCCAGCCGATCGTGGCGTCGCTCGGTCACGACACCAACGGTTATCGGCTCATCGCGTCGAAGGCCGACGTCGGATACGTGACGCCGCACGACGCCGCCCAGGCCGCGGACATTGCTGTCGAAGTCGAGGGGCTAAGGCGTGCCGCCGGACGAGAAGGCGATACCGTCCACCTCTTCGGCGACGTGGTGGTGTTCTTGGACGCGGATGCCGCGTCTGCCCGATCGCGACAGCGCCGGCTCGACGAACTGGCTGGCGCTGAATACCGCAGTGATGCACACATTTTCGTCGGCACACCGGCTGAGTTGGCCGATCTGCTGCAGCAATGGCAGGAGGCGGGCCTGACCGGATTCCGGCTGCGACCGGCCTCGCTTCCGCATGACCTGCTCCAGATCACCGACGGGTTGGTGCCGGAACTGCAACGGCGCGGCCTGTTCCGCGCGGGGTACCAGGCCGACACATTGCGTGGACTGCTGGGCCTGCCCCGGCCCGTCAATCGTTACGCACTCACGTGA
- a CDS encoding LLM class flavin-dependent oxidoreductase has translation MATTHLGVLDLVPISSGSNATAALHNSIDLAQHAESLGYSRYWFAEHHLNPGVAGTSPAVVLALTASHTSTIRLGSGAVQMGHRTALSTVEEFGLLDALYPGRFDLGLGRSGGKPREPATTAPTSPRPVTNGHTANGLRIPPRFDIRPLLSSPRFGLHKALLQLPGAESQDYTEQVDDVLALIADKYQSADGLEAHVVPGAGADLQVWILGSSGGESAIVAGHRGLRFAANYHVAPATVLEAADGYRAAFRPSAELDRPYVAVSADVVVADDEATARELATGYGLWVRSIRTGEGAIPFPTPAETRRHPWSESDRQLVADRVDTQFVGTASKVADQLERLRDATEADELIITTITHDHRDRVHSYRLLADEWARR, from the coding sequence GTGGCGACGACACACTTAGGGGTTTTGGACCTCGTTCCGATCTCCTCGGGATCCAATGCCACTGCAGCGCTGCACAACAGCATCGACCTGGCTCAGCACGCCGAAAGCCTTGGGTACAGCCGCTATTGGTTCGCCGAGCATCATCTCAATCCGGGTGTCGCCGGCACGTCGCCCGCCGTCGTGCTCGCTTTGACCGCGAGCCACACCTCGACCATCCGGCTCGGCTCGGGAGCCGTGCAGATGGGCCACCGCACCGCGCTGTCGACCGTGGAGGAATTCGGGCTGCTCGACGCGCTGTATCCGGGACGGTTCGACCTCGGCTTGGGACGCTCGGGAGGCAAGCCGCGTGAACCGGCGACGACCGCACCGACGTCGCCTCGGCCGGTGACCAACGGCCACACCGCAAATGGATTGCGGATACCGCCGCGGTTCGACATCCGACCGTTGCTGAGCTCCCCGCGTTTCGGCTTACACAAGGCGCTGCTGCAGTTACCCGGTGCCGAATCGCAGGACTACACCGAACAAGTCGACGACGTGCTGGCGCTGATCGCCGACAAGTATCAGTCGGCGGACGGTCTCGAGGCCCACGTCGTGCCTGGAGCGGGCGCCGACCTTCAGGTCTGGATTCTGGGCAGCAGCGGCGGCGAGAGCGCGATCGTGGCCGGCCACAGGGGATTACGATTCGCCGCCAATTACCACGTCGCTCCCGCGACCGTTCTCGAGGCCGCTGACGGCTACCGGGCCGCGTTCAGACCGTCGGCCGAACTCGACCGGCCCTACGTCGCGGTCTCGGCCGACGTCGTGGTGGCGGATGACGAGGCTACTGCCCGTGAACTGGCGACCGGCTATGGGTTATGGGTACGCAGCATCCGGACCGGTGAAGGCGCCATCCCGTTCCCGACGCCGGCTGAAACGCGGCGGCACCCCTGGAGCGAATCGGATCGGCAGCTGGTGGCTGATCGCGTGGATACTCAATTCGTCGGAACCGCAAGCAAAGTGGCCGATCAGCTCGAGCGTTTACGCGACGCGACGGAGGCAGACGAGCTCATCATCACCACGATTACCCACGATCACCGCGATCGGGTGCATTCCTACCGCCTGCTCGCCGACGAGTGGGCACGCCGCTAG
- a CDS encoding GNAT family N-acetyltransferase gives MTTEIRVLVSDDDLVAAANVFRTAMIGFPRLADLAAGQIAQLLEPGRTIGAFVDGQLVGTADAVTSHLTLPGGNIVSHAAVTHVGVLPSFTRRGVATDLMRHQLHDFAARGEAVATLRASEATIYERYGYGVASMSRTVEVHTARAALRPNIPAGEQVRLLEPGDVWDTLPRIYTDNRPARPGTIDRPDVWWKSARLRTESGSGPWYVAVHGTPGSETGFVRYRPTDIDTWFVSDQRTIVVEDFFAPDRDSYLGLLRFLLGLDLIDRVVFWMLPVDDPLPWLLVDRRAAKVTATNDETWLRIVDVQKTLAARRYVDADAVTIAVDDPLLPVNSLTVTVSGDGAEPTDRPPQLHVGVAGLAAVLLGGATWHSLAIAGLVRAEGPAQLAAADRLFAAHPAPHAGFFF, from the coding sequence GTGACCACCGAAATCCGCGTGCTCGTCAGCGACGACGACCTCGTGGCCGCGGCGAACGTGTTCCGCACCGCCATGATCGGGTTCCCCCGTCTGGCCGACCTTGCCGCGGGCCAGATCGCTCAACTCCTCGAACCCGGACGCACCATCGGCGCATTCGTCGACGGGCAACTGGTCGGCACCGCCGATGCCGTAACCAGCCACCTCACCCTGCCGGGCGGCAACATCGTCAGCCACGCCGCCGTAACGCACGTCGGAGTGTTGCCGTCGTTCACCCGTCGAGGCGTCGCCACCGATCTCATGCGTCACCAATTGCATGACTTCGCGGCGCGCGGCGAGGCGGTCGCGACGCTGAGGGCGTCCGAAGCGACCATCTACGAGCGGTACGGCTACGGAGTGGCGAGCATGTCGCGGACCGTCGAGGTACACACGGCCCGCGCCGCGCTACGTCCCAACATCCCGGCGGGCGAGCAGGTCCGACTTCTGGAACCCGGCGACGTCTGGGATACGCTGCCGCGGATCTACACCGACAACCGGCCGGCACGGCCGGGAACCATCGACCGGCCCGACGTGTGGTGGAAGAGCGCCCGGCTGCGCACCGAATCTGGTTCCGGCCCTTGGTACGTCGCGGTGCACGGCACGCCGGGATCAGAGACCGGATTCGTCCGCTATCGCCCGACCGACATCGACACGTGGTTCGTCAGCGACCAGCGGACCATCGTAGTGGAAGACTTCTTCGCACCCGACCGGGATTCCTACCTCGGTCTGCTGCGCTTTCTTCTCGGGCTCGACTTGATCGACCGCGTGGTGTTCTGGATGCTTCCGGTCGACGACCCGCTGCCGTGGCTGCTGGTCGATCGGCGGGCAGCGAAGGTGACCGCCACCAATGACGAAACGTGGCTACGCATCGTCGACGTTCAAAAGACGTTGGCTGCAAGGCGATACGTGGATGCCGATGCGGTCACCATCGCCGTCGACGACCCACTGTTGCCGGTCAATTCGCTCACCGTGACGGTGAGCGGCGATGGTGCCGAACCTACCGACCGGCCTCCGCAATTGCATGTCGGGGTGGCGGGACTCGCCGCGGTCTTGCTCGGCGGCGCGACATGGCACAGCCTGGCGATCGCCGGCTTGGTCCGCGCCGAGGGCCCGGCCCAACTGGCGGCCGCCGATCGACTGTTCGCGGCGCACCCGGCCCCGCACGCCGGCTTCTTCTTCTAG
- the qcrB gene encoding cytochrome bc1 complex cytochrome b subunit encodes MDLRPADTVLRAGHEIDARYHPSASVRRALNKVFPTHWSFLLGEIALYSFVVLLITGVYLTLFFDPSMTDVTYHGVYQPLRGVPMSRAYESALNISFEVRGGLFVRQVHHWAALLFAASIMVHLARVFFTGAFRRPREANWVIGSLLLILAMFEGYFGYSLPDDLLSGIGLRCALSSIMLGFPVIGTWLHWAFFGGDFPGTTLIPRLYALHVLVLPAIILALIGAHLLMVWFQKHTQFAGPRRTEHNVVGVRVMPVFAVKSGAFFALTTAVLGLTGGVLQINPIWNLGPYKPSQVSAGSQPDFYMMWTEGLQRLWPAWEIYLGHHTVPAAVGAAMIMGIVFVLLIFYPFLERRFSGDHAHHNLLQRPRDVPVRTAIGAMAIAFYSILTLGAMNDVIALKFHISLNATTWIGRIGMVVLPVTVYFVTYRWCIGLQRSDRAILRHGIETGIITRLPHGAYIEIHQPLGPLPLEYRGAPVPTTMNKLGSGGSPGSGSFLHADPADQDAALTEARHAQERRVLSALRSS; translated from the coding sequence ATGGACCTCCGACCGGCAGACACCGTATTGCGCGCGGGCCATGAAATCGACGCGAGATACCACCCCTCCGCGAGCGTGCGACGCGCCCTCAACAAGGTCTTCCCCACGCACTGGTCGTTCCTGCTCGGTGAAATCGCCCTGTACAGCTTCGTTGTCTTGCTGATCACCGGCGTCTACCTGACGCTGTTCTTCGATCCGTCGATGACAGACGTCACCTACCACGGGGTGTATCAGCCGTTGCGCGGCGTCCCGATGTCACGCGCTTACGAGTCGGCGCTCAACATCTCCTTCGAGGTGCGCGGCGGCTTGTTCGTCCGCCAGGTTCATCATTGGGCCGCGCTGCTGTTCGCCGCCTCGATCATGGTCCACCTGGCGCGGGTCTTCTTCACCGGCGCCTTCCGCCGCCCGCGCGAAGCCAATTGGGTGATCGGCTCGCTGCTGCTGATCCTGGCCATGTTCGAGGGTTACTTCGGCTACTCGTTGCCCGACGACCTGCTGTCCGGAATCGGTCTGCGCTGCGCTCTGTCGTCGATCATGCTGGGATTCCCCGTGATTGGCACTTGGCTTCATTGGGCCTTTTTCGGCGGCGACTTTCCCGGCACCACGCTGATTCCGCGGCTGTACGCGCTCCACGTATTGGTTCTACCGGCGATCATCCTCGCGCTGATCGGAGCGCACCTGCTGATGGTGTGGTTCCAGAAGCACACTCAGTTTGCCGGTCCGAGACGCACAGAACACAACGTCGTCGGCGTGCGCGTCATGCCGGTCTTCGCGGTGAAATCCGGGGCCTTCTTTGCGCTGACCACCGCCGTACTCGGCTTGACGGGCGGGGTGTTGCAGATCAATCCGATCTGGAACCTGGGGCCTTACAAGCCCTCTCAGGTGTCAGCGGGCTCTCAGCCCGACTTCTACATGATGTGGACCGAAGGCCTGCAGCGATTGTGGCCGGCGTGGGAGATCTACCTCGGTCATCACACGGTGCCCGCCGCCGTCGGGGCTGCGATGATCATGGGCATCGTGTTCGTGCTGTTGATCTTCTATCCGTTCCTGGAGAGACGTTTTAGCGGCGACCACGCTCATCACAACCTGCTTCAACGTCCGCGCGACGTGCCGGTGCGCACCGCCATCGGTGCGATGGCTATTGCGTTCTACTCGATCCTGACCCTCGGAGCGATGAACGACGTCATTGCGCTGAAGTTCCACATCTCGCTCAACGCGACGACCTGGATCGGACGGATCGGGATGGTCGTGTTGCCGGTGACCGTCTACTTCGTCACCTACCGGTGGTGCATCGGCCTACAGCGCAGCGACCGAGCAATCCTTCGGCACGGCATCGAGACCGGCATCATCACACGCCTGCCGCACGGCGCCTACATCGAGATACACCAGCCACTGGGCCCACTTCCACTGGAATATCGAGGCGCGCCGGTGCCGACCACGATGAACAAGCTCGGCTCCGGCGGCTCACCCGGGTCCGGCAGCTTCCTACACGCGGATCCCGCCGACCAGGACGCCGCGCTCACCGAGGCCCGTCACGCCCAGGAGCGCAGAGTGCTCAGCGCATTGCGAAGTAGCTAG
- a CDS encoding SulP family inorganic anion transporter gives MSLSLIDNLKNLNYDGTKARRDLIAGLTVAAVSLPQGITYALVAGVDPKFGVYSAIVVTFVASVFQSSAHLVNGPTSAISLLVFSTLAFIDPENRTRLFEALFLLGVLVGTFQILIAVFKLGDLTRYISESVILGFILSAAVLIALGQLGNALGVKDQGNGRQSVLKRTYLTLFHGEAYNYRALIVAVATIVLAVVLRRLVKRFGLPQIDLLATLIFAALIAYAAGWATEDHTGKTAITLTAKIPQSLPHAHIPSVQLGEVGQLAPGALAIAFIGLLEALSIAKAIAYESGQKIDYNRQILAEGLGNLTGGFFQAVPGSGSVTRSPINYQAGAVTRFSGVIASIGVAVIVLLFAPLLHYMPRAALAGLLLITAARLIDIKRLSYAIKASRYDAGLVLITALTGIFVDLDTAVLLGVALSILLFVPRAAKLKARELVVAPERVVRERVPGDPADPSTLIYDFEGELFFGAAPELERYLDDLAARIKNDDIKYLVLRVKRVRHPDAVVIQRIDKFVRDETDRGVVVLLAGVQDDLWTLLTNVGFDKWFPSDRVFPEEEEEFSATLKAVRYAHALRGFDESGDKVPTEAIATNGDRKHYYYLV, from the coding sequence ATGAGCCTGAGCCTGATCGACAATCTGAAAAACCTGAATTACGACGGAACCAAGGCGCGCAGAGACCTGATCGCCGGGTTGACCGTCGCGGCCGTCTCGCTGCCCCAGGGCATCACGTACGCATTGGTGGCCGGCGTCGACCCGAAATTCGGTGTGTACTCGGCAATCGTGGTGACCTTTGTCGCCTCGGTTTTCCAGTCGTCGGCGCACCTGGTGAACGGCCCGACAAGCGCGATTTCGCTGCTGGTGTTCAGCACGCTGGCGTTCATCGACCCGGAGAACCGGACGAGGTTGTTCGAGGCGTTGTTCTTGCTGGGCGTTCTGGTCGGCACCTTCCAGATCCTGATCGCGGTGTTCAAACTCGGTGATCTGACCCGCTACATCTCCGAATCGGTGATCCTCGGCTTCATCTTGTCCGCCGCCGTCCTGATCGCTTTGGGCCAGTTGGGCAATGCGCTGGGCGTCAAGGACCAGGGCAACGGCCGGCAGTCAGTGCTGAAACGGACCTACCTCACGCTGTTCCATGGTGAGGCGTACAACTACCGCGCGCTGATCGTCGCCGTGGCAACCATCGTGCTTGCGGTTGTATTGCGGCGGTTGGTGAAACGCTTTGGCCTGCCCCAAATCGACCTTCTGGCAACGTTGATCTTCGCTGCGCTTATTGCCTATGCGGCCGGCTGGGCGACCGAAGACCACACTGGCAAAACCGCGATCACGCTGACGGCGAAGATTCCGCAGAGCCTGCCGCACGCGCATATCCCCTCGGTGCAACTCGGCGAGGTCGGTCAACTGGCCCCGGGCGCCTTGGCTATCGCGTTCATCGGTCTGCTCGAAGCGCTCTCGATCGCCAAAGCGATCGCCTACGAGAGTGGACAGAAGATCGACTACAACCGACAGATCCTCGCCGAGGGTCTCGGCAACCTGACCGGCGGCTTCTTCCAGGCTGTGCCCGGCTCGGGCTCGGTGACCCGTTCGCCGATCAACTACCAGGCCGGCGCGGTGACGCGATTTTCCGGGGTGATCGCATCCATCGGTGTGGCGGTCATCGTGCTGCTGTTCGCGCCGCTGCTGCACTACATGCCCCGGGCCGCGCTGGCCGGCCTGCTGCTGATCACCGCCGCCCGCCTGATCGACATCAAGCGGCTCAGCTACGCCATCAAGGCATCCCGTTACGACGCCGGTCTGGTGTTGATCACGGCGCTCACCGGAATATTCGTCGACCTGGACACGGCAGTGCTGCTCGGCGTCGCGCTGTCGATCCTGTTGTTCGTGCCGCGGGCGGCCAAGCTGAAGGCCAGGGAACTCGTGGTAGCGCCCGAGCGGGTCGTCCGCGAGCGAGTGCCGGGAGATCCCGCCGATCCGTCGACGCTGATCTACGACTTCGAGGGCGAGCTGTTCTTCGGTGCCGCACCCGAACTCGAGCGCTACCTCGACGACCTCGCGGCGCGGATCAAAAACGACGACATCAAATACCTTGTGCTGCGCGTCAAGCGGGTCCGCCACCCGGACGCGGTCGTGATCCAGCGGATCGACAAGTTCGTGCGCGACGAGACCGACCGCGGCGTCGTGGTGTTGCTGGCCGGCGTGCAAGACGACCTGTGGACGCTGCTTACCAACGTCGGCTTCGACAAGTGGTTCCCGTCTGACCGCGTGTTCCCCGAGGAGGAGGAGGAGTTCTCGGCGACGCTGAAGGCCGTCCGCTACGCGCACGCCCTGCGGGGGTTCGACGAATCCGGCGACAAGGTGCCGACGGAGGCGATCGCCACCAACGGAGACCGCAAGCATTACTACTACTTGGTCTGA
- a CDS encoding ketopantoate reductase family protein yields the protein MSSGRRYVIVGAGAIGGTVGGVLTRAGVATVLVARGPHAETLAANGLTLRTPDGTFQTPVAAVSDAAEVRLTPDDVLVFTTKTQQLDVALQQWVDQPVHGPEGVLGTAGELLPALTALNGVVAEDKSLRYFRRVYGVCVWLPAVHLTAGEVIVRSWPVVGQFHVGRWPVGLSSDSDDDVLQDVNAAWTSAGVRINVVDDIAPWKYNKLISNLGNAVGALASQDGDLGRIVAALQAEAEAVLRDAGIDFVSFEVSTAARVDGPTPRPVPGVDTGAGNSTWQSLSRNTGDVETDYFNGEIVRIAHQHGIAAPLNSTVARLARETVRTHAGPGQYSAAQLADLLGLK from the coding sequence ATGAGTTCCGGCCGACGCTATGTGATCGTCGGGGCGGGTGCAATCGGCGGCACTGTCGGCGGAGTGTTGACGCGGGCCGGCGTAGCGACTGTGCTGGTCGCCCGTGGGCCGCACGCCGAGACGCTGGCGGCCAACGGCCTGACCCTTCGCACACCCGACGGTACGTTCCAGACCCCGGTTGCTGCGGTGTCCGACGCCGCCGAGGTGCGGCTGACTCCTGACGACGTGCTCGTGTTCACCACCAAGACCCAGCAACTGGACGTGGCGCTGCAACAGTGGGTCGACCAACCGGTCCACGGCCCGGAGGGAGTCCTGGGCACCGCCGGCGAGCTGCTGCCGGCGCTGACCGCACTGAACGGCGTTGTGGCCGAGGACAAATCGCTGCGTTATTTCCGGCGGGTGTACGGTGTCTGTGTCTGGCTGCCCGCCGTGCATTTGACCGCGGGTGAGGTCATTGTCCGGTCGTGGCCGGTCGTCGGCCAGTTTCACGTGGGGCGCTGGCCAGTCGGCCTCAGTTCCGACTCCGATGACGACGTCCTGCAGGACGTGAACGCGGCATGGACGTCAGCAGGAGTCCGGATCAACGTCGTCGACGACATCGCTCCCTGGAAGTACAACAAACTGATCAGCAATCTGGGTAACGCGGTGGGGGCGCTGGCTTCGCAAGACGGTGACCTCGGCCGGATCGTAGCTGCGCTGCAGGCCGAAGCGGAAGCGGTATTGCGTGACGCGGGAATCGATTTCGTCTCTTTCGAGGTTTCCACCGCGGCGCGGGTCGACGGGCCGACGCCACGGCCGGTGCCCGGTGTGGACACCGGGGCCGGCAACTCCACGTGGCAATCGCTGAGTCGCAACACCGGCGACGTCGAGACCGACTACTTCAACGGTGAAATCGTCCGGATCGCGCATCAACACGGGATCGCCGCCCCGCTGAACAGCACCGTGGCGCGTCTGGCACGCGAAACGGTCCGCACTCACGCTGGGCCAGGCCAGTATTCGGCGGCCCAGCTTGCCGATCTGCTCGGGTTGAAGTGA
- a CDS encoding NtaA/DmoA family FMN-dependent monooxygenase (This protein belongs to a clade of FMN-dependent monooxygenases, within a broader family of flavin-dependent oxidoreductases, the luciferase-like monooxygenase (LMM) family, some of whose members use coenzyme F420 rather than FMN.), with protein MSKPVKQIHLAAHFPGVNNTTVWSDPAAGSHIDFSSFSRFAQTAERGKFDFLFLAEGLRLREQNGRIYDLDVVGRPDTFTVLAALAAVTDRLGLTGTINSTFNEPYEVARQFASLDHLSGGRAAWNVVTSWDAFTGENFRRGGFLAEDQRYERARTFLRTAQELFDSWRGDEIVADKDSGTFLSTPHAGEFEHHDDHFDIHGRFNVPRSPQGRPVIFQAGDSDQGRDFAASSADAIFSRHSTLQAGQAFYQDVKGRLVRYGRRRDELLILPAASFVIGDTDAEAEDLAHEVRLAQVSPQTAIKFLEQLWNRDLSDHDPDGPLPSIDPLEGENTISRGRASVRMFKDSLAIANEWRAKAEAENLTTRELIIEVLGRQSFIGSAQTIATTINDFVQADASDGFILVPHITPGGLDPFVDQVVPLLQERGVFRADYAGTTLRDHLGLAPVPTPGAHRGSDTATEVAS; from the coding sequence ATGAGCAAGCCCGTCAAGCAAATTCATCTCGCGGCGCACTTCCCCGGTGTGAACAACACGACCGTATGGAGCGATCCCGCCGCCGGCAGCCACATCGACTTCAGTTCTTTTTCCCGGTTCGCGCAGACCGCCGAACGCGGCAAATTCGACTTCCTGTTTCTCGCCGAAGGGTTGCGGCTGCGCGAACAGAACGGCCGTATCTACGACCTCGACGTGGTCGGGCGACCCGACACTTTCACCGTGCTGGCCGCACTGGCAGCGGTGACTGACCGTCTCGGCCTGACCGGCACGATCAACTCAACCTTCAACGAGCCGTACGAAGTCGCACGCCAATTCGCCTCGCTGGACCATCTTTCGGGCGGCCGTGCGGCGTGGAACGTCGTGACGTCGTGGGATGCATTCACCGGCGAGAACTTTCGCCGCGGTGGATTCTTGGCCGAAGACCAGCGCTACGAGCGGGCCCGGACGTTCTTGCGGACCGCGCAGGAGCTGTTCGACTCGTGGCGCGGTGACGAGATTGTGGCCGACAAAGACTCCGGCACCTTTCTGAGCACCCCCCACGCCGGCGAATTCGAGCACCACGACGATCACTTCGACATCCACGGCCGGTTCAACGTGCCCAGGAGTCCGCAGGGGCGGCCCGTGATCTTCCAGGCGGGCGACTCCGACCAGGGCAGAGACTTCGCGGCGTCCTCGGCCGATGCCATCTTCTCCCGGCACAGCACCTTGCAAGCCGGACAAGCCTTCTACCAAGACGTCAAAGGCCGTCTGGTGCGCTACGGCCGCCGCCGCGACGAGCTGCTCATCTTGCCCGCAGCATCGTTCGTCATCGGTGACACCGATGCCGAAGCCGAGGACTTGGCTCACGAAGTACGCCTGGCGCAGGTGTCGCCGCAGACGGCGATCAAATTCCTGGAACAGCTGTGGAATCGCGACCTCTCCGATCACGATCCCGATGGCCCACTGCCCAGCATCGACCCTCTGGAAGGCGAGAACACCATTTCTCGGGGGCGGGCCAGCGTGCGCATGTTCAAGGATTCGCTCGCGATCGCCAACGAATGGCGAGCCAAGGCGGAAGCTGAAAACCTGACCACCCGCGAGCTGATCATCGAAGTCCTCGGGCGCCAATCTTTCATTGGGTCAGCGCAGACCATCGCGACGACTATCAACGATTTCGTACAGGCCGACGCCAGCGACGGCTTCATCCTCGTCCCACACATCACCCCGGGCGGGCTTGACCCGTTCGTCGACCAGGTCGTGCCGTTGCTACAAGAGCGCGGCGTCTTCCGGGCGGACTACGCGGGCACCACCTTGCGCGACCACCTCGGCCTTGCTCCGGTGCCGACACCGGGCGCGCATCGCGGCTCGGACACCGCGACCGAGGTGGCGTCGTAG